The Nitrobacter hamburgensis X14 genome contains the following window.
ACGTGATCCGCAAAAGCTTCATCGGCATCGGCGTCTCGGTGGTGGACGGCGCGGGCACGGCGCTGGTCAATACCAACGTGATTTCGGATACGCCGCGCGGCGCGGTGGTCGGGCTCGACCACGCCAAGCCTGTGACGCCGGACCTCGCAGCCCATGGCGCTGCGAAATACGCGCAGGTCGCGATCGGCGCCAACGCGGTGCGTTGAAACGAACGCATGACTGATTGAGGTTGAAGCAATTCAGGTGACAACCGGGAAAACTGGATTGCTTTCTTGTCGGGGCCGGAAAGCCCATCACCCGGAGGACCGGGCCGCCCGTCATCAGGATACGATTTCGTGCCAACCGATCCAGCCGGTGTAAAAGCCGACGCACACGATCAGAGCCGCCGACACATAGGGCGCGCGATGGGCAAACCGCGTGAATCCGGACCAGTGACGCTCGACGTGACGGATGCCAAGCGCGGCCACCACGCCGGCCGACACCATGGTGGCCGCGAGGCCGATACCGAAGCAAAGCACCAGCGCGAATCCGAGGCTGAACTGCTTGAGTTGAATACAGAGCAGCAAGACCGTGATCGCCGCCGGGCACGGGATCAAGCCGCCGGTCAGGCCGAAGAGAACGATCTGTGCGGTCGTGACCGTGCGTCCCGCGAAGCGCTTACGGATGTCGGCTGCATGGGCACGCGCGTGTGCGTCGTCCTCCTCTCCAAGATCCATGTGCGCGTGGTCATGCTCCTCGAAGACCAGTTCGGCCGTGTTCCCGCCGACCATCACATGAGCCTTGAACGCATGGGGCTCCGGAATTTCATCGACGCTTTCCAGATAGTCTCGCTCGCCGACGAACCGGAAGGATTGCCTTGAACCATCCGACCGGATCGTCGTCACTGCGACTTCGGCGACGGCGGGAACGGCAGCGTTCTCGCTTCGAATTCGCCAGCGCGGCGGTACGCCGTCCTCGAAGATTTCGAGCGACAGCAGATTTCCGTCCAACTCGACTTGTTGCGCGTGGGCGTGGGCATGATCGTGATCGTGATCGTGTTCCAGATTCTGCTCGCGCCGGGTGCGCCAGACCATCCACGCCGCGATGCCGAGGATGATGACGGCGGATGCCACTTGCAGATAGGCCTCGCTATGCCCTCCAGACCATTGCTGGCCGAAGTGGAGTCCGGCGAGAGCGACGACCCAGACGATTGCCGTGTGCGAGGCCGCGGCCGACAGCCCCAGCAGGACCGCCTGCGGGACACTACCCCGTATGGCGATGATGAACGCCGCCATCATGGTCTTGGAATGCCCGGGCTCCAGTCCGTGGAGTGCGCCAAGCAGGATTGCGCTGGGTGCGAACAGCCATGCGTGCGTGCTGCTCTGTTGCAGCAATTGAGCCAGATCGGTCATTCAGTTCACTTCAGATACGTTCGAACGACGTCGATGAGGTCTGCGGCGCCCTTCGCCTTCTCGGGGTCTTTTTCCTGGGCCGGGTTCACGACGTGATGGCGGATATGATCCTCGATCAGTTCCGAGGTCAGGCCGCTGACGGCGCCTCGAACCGAAGCCACCAGCATCAGAACATCCGCGCACCCGATCTCGGATTCAAGGGCACGCTCGACCGCCTCCAACTGCCCCTTGATGCGACGGACCCTGCTGATGAGCTTCGACTTCTCTTTGATCGTATGCGACATGCCAATAGCATAGGGGGATACCCTATATTGGTCAACGGCGATCGTCAGCAACCGATGGGCGAAGCGGGATGCCGCGGCTGCAACCGGCCCCGACTTCGAGTCGATCGGGATTGCCTCGCTCAGCGCAAAATCGGCGATGCCAATTCGTCGCAAACTCGCGACGACGATTTAATTGATGAATAACTCGAACGCACCGGGCGGACGCCGCCGCTACAGCGCGTTACACTTCAGCATCGGATAGCGTTCCTGGAACGGGTGTGGGTCGGGCACGATCCCGGTTGCCAATCCGGCGCCCGATGCGGTTTCCCCGTCGGCCGGCGCATCATCGTTCGCCTCGACCAGCGTATCCTCCGGCGATGACACGATCGACGTCAGCGCGGCATGTACGGCCGCGGTGCCCAGCATCCGGGCCGGCGATTGCCCGGCCTCGTCCTGCATCTCCTGCGTCGCGGGAGAGGCTTCCGCGGGCTGATCAAGCCATGACCAGTCGATCGCCGGATCGTCCGGCGTCGTCTCGCGCCGCGCCAGCACGCGCCAGGTTTCGACAGCGGTCTTCGCCTCACGGAGGTTTTCCATGAAGGCGTGCTCGGAATGGTAGCGTCGCCAGCGGCCGCTTTCATACATCTCGATCAGATGATCGAGCCGCTGTTCGGCGATGCCGCGCCAGCGGTCGAGGATGTCCTGAGCGTGGTCCTGAACATGCTTTCGGGCGTACCCGGCGTCGTATCGTTGGGTCATGGGACAGTCCGCAGGAAGGAGAACGGACGCAGACGCAACGAACGAATCACGCAGTGTTGCTGGATATTCTGGGGGAAACTTCGGCGAAGTCCAACACTTTGTGGCACGAGTATGACGTTGCCCGTAGGGCATTCCACTGATGAGGTTATCCGGACGATTCACAATCGGGATGGGATCGCTGAATATGAAAAGACCCGCTGGGGGGACAACCGGTTCCATGCCGGAAAAAGCGGCTGATTGCGGACGCGCTTGAAACAGACGGCGAGGTCTGCGCGATCGGCGCAGCCGGCAAGGCCCGCGGCATCGACATGAGCCTACTCGAACCTGAGGACGGTGACGGCGTAGCTGCCGCCTTCGACATCTCTCGGGCCCTAGCGCTCGAAATTGTCTACATGAATGACGAGGCGTTTGACAGAGAAACACCGGAAGAGCGCTTTCTGAAAATGCGAGAATGGATAGCGGGGCGGATCCGTCCCTCCCCTCCCCGTGAAGGAGGACGGTGAGATGGCGCGAAACATTTCCTTCGCTCTGACGACGCCGCGATTCATAGCGAGAACCAAAACCGTCACGCGCCGCATGGGCTGGCGCACGCCGTCGCCGGTCAAGAGCTTTGCGGCGTCAAGAAAGGCATGGGACTTCGCCCGGGCGAGAAGATCGAGCGCCTTGGCATGATCCGTCTGGTCAAAGTCACCACCGAGCCGCCGCGCCGGCTGACCGACGACCTTGATTACGGTTTTGCGGAGACAGAGCGCGAAGGATTCCCTTACGGTCATCCGCTTCATTCCCCGACCGAGTTCGTCAAGTTCTTCTGCAACTCGCACAAGGACTGCACGCCAGACACCGTGATCACTCGGCTTGAATACGAGTTCGCCGCTGACACCGCCTCCGGTTCGGGCTAGGATGGAGAGGCGGTTCCGGCCTTGGTATCCCGTCCGGCCACTCCTAGATTTGGGCGATGGACCTCCTGCTCCGCAAGACCGTCATAGGCGGCGACACGCTTCAGAACGACTACTGCGTGATCCATGAGGGCCGCAGCGCCGGCAGGATCAGGCTTGCCGATGTGAGATCATGGCAGGGCCCCGTCTGGACGTGGAACGTCAACCCGCCTCTCCCGATCCCGTCATGGTGCAACGGCTCGACCGATAGTCTGGAAGCCGCTAAGGACGAGTTCAAGGCCGCGTGGGAGCGGTTCTACGCGAGCCTGACGCCAGAGCACAAAATCCTGGCACCGCACAGAGGACCTCGCTAAGGCGAATGCGCCATGGCTGGGAAAGTAGATTGGCTAGGAACGGTAACAGCCCGGTGAGGTTGTTGTTCCTAAACAGGCATGGAGCATAGCATGGTAGTTACCAGAAAAATGGCCAGTATAACTCGCGTTTACATCGGCTGGGCTATCGGCGGCGCAATCCTCGTGATGCTGCTCAGTCTTTCCGTTTTCTACACTGGGCGCGGCACGCATCCGAAGTCAGTCGATAATGCGCCGAGCGCCGTAACACAGCCTCAACCGCAAAAATGAGCTTCTAAGCAAGCTCGCGGAGGATTACCGGATTCCGTCCGGCGCGGATTACTTACCCCGCGCCTTATCTCCGCCCGCTCAACGGCACAGTCCGCCACCTCATGACCGGATCGGAGCAGCCGACCATTTTCCCGGCGTCGGGGAAATGGTGCCTGCCGATCACTTTGTTGACGTCAACAAGCTGATGCTTCGGCCTTGCATCGGCATTCGACGCGAACAAGACAGCGCAAAGCGCCGCCAGAAGGACGGTTGGTCGCATATCGTCTCCGGGTTTGAGTTAGCGAAGGAACTCGTTGCGCATCAGTTCAAGCGCGGTCTTGCAGGCCAGCAGCGCGTCCCTGCACTCGCGAAGCAGATCGTTGGCCCGGCGGCTTTCTTCCGCCAGATCATGGACCGCCGCCATCATGTCGTGCAGTGGCCCCATCATGAGCCATGGCGGGACAGGTTCACGCGGTGCAGCCTTGTCCTTGCTGGCGCGAAAGATCAGGCAGACGCCGCCCAGCAGGATCAGCACCGCGACGGCTGACTGTATGATCGGAAACTGCCCGAGAGCGCCGAACGCCTTGTCAGATACTCCGTCCATGACGGTCCCTCATCGCAAGCGCACGGTAGATCGAGACCAGTTCGATCCCTGTAAAGACAAAATAGACCGGCACATTGAGCGACGACAGTCGCGGGCCGGATGACACCGCGTGCCTTGCACCGCTCGCACAATGGCTGCGCTTTCAACTGTGCAGCGCGCAACGCCCGCCATCGTGAAGTGGAATACCAAGCTCGCCGCGGTCGCTCTACCCTGCGTCTGGCGTCGTACTCCCGGTTACAGATGCGTCGATCTAGAGGCTTAGGCATCAGCATTATTACAGATCGGCCACTCTACCTGTTGAGCCATTCGGACCATTTACGATTTCTTTTGCTGCGGCGAGGTGGAACCGAAGCAAGCCAAGACGGTTTCCAGAATCCCGCTGCCACTGCGGCACCTACAACTTTAACAAGCGGAGATTGCGGAAATGAATGACGCGAGTATTGGCTGGATCGCAGCCATTATAATTGGCGGCTTGGCCGGTTGGATCGCTTCTACCTTCATGAAGAGTGATACAGGCATCCTTATGAATGTCCTTCTCGGCATCGTTGGCGCTGCAATCGCCAGCGGCTTGTTCGGCTTGGTCGGCGTCTCGTTTGCCGGATGGCTTGGCTATCTCATTGCCGGTTTTGTCGGAGCTTGCATCCTTATTTGGGGTGCAAGAGCCATTCGTGCTTAGCATTAAGCAATGTTTCCGCCGCGCGTGACCATTTCGTAGGACAGCCGGCGGGCATTGCGCCCTGCCCGGATCACCGACCGCCTTGACGATCGTCTTGCGCGGCAACCCGGTCTGGCGCGTCAGATTGCGAATAACCTGCGTCTTGGCCCGATCACCAACCTGGTCGCGCCGATATCTCCTTGCTGGATAACCCAAGCAAAAGAAGGCCGAATACGGCCCGCTGCTTCTCGGTCAGTTTTCCCATCTGCATGTCTCGTATCCCCTTCAATTCTTGAAATGCGCTGACGAAGCCCGGATACGCTGGGCTAGATCCGCTTCTCACGACGATAGAAACTCATCGATCGCCTTTGACCCAAGTCGGGCGAGCCGCTTCCTCACCAAAACGATATGAGCGCAATTCCTGCACCGATCTTCAGTATTCTCAGGGTTTTGGATGGCCTTCGCACTTCGATGCTCGTAATCCCCGCATGCACAGCGAACGACCCATCTCTTGCTGAGATTTGCCCGACGACTGTGAACCGGCCAAACTTTGCCCCAGGCAAGTGACCGCACGTCACCATACTCGCAGCCGGAATAGGCCGCGTCGGCGGCGGCGAGTCGGCATGGAAGTGGCCGGCGTACTCAATCGTCGGATTTTATACCTCGCCTCGCGAGGTCACGCGGGCCGCGGTCGCATCTTGCGGCACACTAGCTGCAATACGATCGAAAATGTCTGAACTCACACCCCATCCTCCGCCAATACCCTGAATACCTCCTGCGAGCGGCTCGAGGCTCTCATCATGGCTTCAAATCCGATTTCGCCCTGCGCATATCTCGCCTGCGCCTCGCACCATTCGATTGATGCGAGGACGGCGTCCTCCCCGAATTTGTGCAGAGCCGCATTGGCGTCGACCTTGATCCCGAGCGCTTTCTCAAGGTTCAATGGGATCAGATCCGGTCGGACCTCGATCGCCTTTCTCAGCGCGCGGGGCCCTGCCCTGGCCCTCTCTGGATTCCCCCAATCCAAGTCCGAGGCGAGATAGACCCTCAACGCCTTCGGCGCGGATACCACGACTGGCGCGATACGTCCCGCCGATCCCGCGGCCCATGCAGACCATCCAGTGACGCGCGCGAGCGATGCTGAATCCTCGATCCCTTCGGCGATTATCAATTCTTCCCGGTCAGAATTATCGGAGACGACGATCGGCTGGCCTTGCGATGCACCGATCATGATCTTGTCCTTGTCGGTCCCGGCCTTGCCCGATCCGTCCGGCCTGAGCTTTGTGAGGTGCACACCGGTCGGCCTCCCGGCGTCGCCGAAGCGCACGATCATCGCCGGCTGATGCTCACCCCGCGGCGGCAGGAATTCGGAGTGCGGCCGATTGGACCAGACACCACCGGCTCGCGAGATATGCTTCAGCGGCCGTCCCAGCCAGCGGTAACGACTGCCCCCACAGATAGGCCGCGAGTTCGGATTTGTCCTTCCCCACGCTCTGGTCTGGCGCAGGGCGCTCCCGTGGCGCGCTTCCGACCACGGCGCGATCAGCGTGCGCATATCCTAACGCCTCGCATCGCGCGCATTTGTACGTGATGAATTCGCCGTCGCTCCAGATCCGCAACACCTTCCGGCGCTGGTTGGCTGGCGTCCTGCAATCAGGCCCACATGCCGGGCATGGCGCATCAGCAACGGCCTTGTGGCTGCTCAGGCGGTCGAGCAGGTCGAAGCTGAACGAGGCTGCGCCAGTCCTCACGCTGCATTATCCTCGGACTGCGGTGGCTGGATACACACTACCGCGGGGGCCGCGAATCGATGGCGCTCATACTCGCT
Protein-coding sequences here:
- a CDS encoding DUF7146 domain-containing protein, with translation MRTLIAPWSEARHGSALRQTRAWGRTNPNSRPICGGSRYRWLGRPLKHISRAGGVWSNRPHSEFLPPRGEHQPAMIVRFGDAGRPTGVHLTKLRPDGSGKAGTDKDKIMIGASQGQPIVVSDNSDREELIIAEGIEDSASLARVTGWSAWAAGSAGRIAPVVVSAPKALRVYLASDLDWGNPERARAGPRALRKAIEVRPDLIPLNLEKALGIKVDANAALHKFGEDAVLASIEWCEAQARYAQGEIGFEAMMRASSRSQEVFRVLAEDGV
- a CDS encoding metal/formaldehyde-sensitive transcriptional repressor yields the protein MSHTIKEKSKLISRVRRIKGQLEAVERALESEIGCADVLMLVASVRGAVSGLTSELIEDHIRHHVVNPAQEKDPEKAKGAADLIDVVRTYLK
- a CDS encoding TIGR03809 family protein, whose protein sequence is MTQRYDAGYARKHVQDHAQDILDRWRGIAEQRLDHLIEMYESGRWRRYHSEHAFMENLREAKTAVETWRVLARRETTPDDPAIDWSWLDQPAEASPATQEMQDEAGQSPARMLGTAAVHAALTSIVSSPEDTLVEANDDAPADGETASGAGLATGIVPDPHPFQERYPMLKCNAL
- a CDS encoding GlsB/YeaQ/YmgE family stress response membrane protein; translated protein: MNDASIGWIAAIIIGGLAGWIASTFMKSDTGILMNVLLGIVGAAIASGLFGLVGVSFAGWLGYLIAGFVGACILIWGARAIRA
- a CDS encoding nickel/cobalt efflux transporter, with product MTDLAQLLQQSSTHAWLFAPSAILLGALHGLEPGHSKTMMAAFIIAIRGSVPQAVLLGLSAAASHTAIVWVVALAGLHFGQQWSGGHSEAYLQVASAVIILGIAAWMVWRTRREQNLEHDHDHDHAHAHAQQVELDGNLLSLEIFEDGVPPRWRIRSENAAVPAVAEVAVTTIRSDGSRQSFRFVGERDYLESVDEIPEPHAFKAHVMVGGNTAELVFEEHDHAHMDLGEEDDAHARAHAADIRKRFAGRTVTTAQIVLFGLTGGLIPCPAAITVLLLCIQLKQFSLGFALVLCFGIGLAATMVSAGVVAALGIRHVERHWSGFTRFAHRAPYVSAALIVCVGFYTGWIGWHEIVS